DNA from Mesorhizobium loti R88b:
AGGGGCTGGGAGGTTGCCTTCGCAGCGACATTGGTGGGCCTCGCCGCCGCAACGATCGGCCTGACCGCCGGCCTGTACGCACTGCAATACCGGTCATACTACGCCGAATGGCATGCACCCGCCTTCACCCTGGAATGGGGGTTCCAACTCGTCTTCACCATGGCGGTGGCGTTCTACCAGTTCGTGGTGCTGGGTATCAGGCTCTATTTTCCACTGGGTTTCGTCGCCTTGTTTGCCGCGAGCCTCTGGTTTGCGCGGCGGCAACGTTGAGCATTTTGTCCGCCTCTGTTAGGACGCGGGCTAACCCAGAGCGGTTCGGCGTTTGGCAGAACCGCCGACCCGCTCTAATTCCTTCTCCTCGCAATTCCCGTGGGAAAACCGCTGCACATTTTTCCTGGAATTGCTCTAGATAAATCAGGACTGACCGATGATCCCTCGCTATTCCCGGCCGGAAATGGTCGCCATCTGGTCGCCCGAAACCCGGTTTCGCATCTGGTTCGAAATCGAGGCCCATGCCTGCGATGCACTGGCCGAACTCGGCGTTATCCCTAAAGCGGCCGCGAAAACCATCTGGGAAAAGGGCAGCGCGGCGAAATTCGACGTCGACAAGATCGACGAGATCGAGCGCGTAACCAAGCATGACGTCATCGCCTTCCTGACCCATCTCGCCGAATTCGTCGGACCCGACGCACGCTTCATCCACCAGGGCATGACCTCTTCGGATGTTCTGGACACCTGCTTTGCCGTCCAGCTCACCCGCGCCAGCGACATCCTGCTGGGTGACATTGACGGCCTGCTTGCCGCCCTCAAGCGCCGCGCCTTCGAGCACAAGGACACCGTCACCATCGGCCGCAGCCACGGCATCCACGCCGAACCGACAACCTTCGGCATCAAGCTGGCGCAGGCCTATGCCGAGTTCTCGCGCTGCCGCGAGCGGCTGGTGCACGCACGCGAGGACATCGCAACCTGCGCGATTTCAGGCGCCGTCGGCACGTTCGCCAACATCGAGCCCTATGTCGAAGAGCATGTCGCGGCAAAGCTAGGGCTTAAGCCGGAGCCGGTGTCGACGCAGGTCATCCCACGCGATCGCCATGCGATGTTCTTTGCCACGCTCGGCGTCATCGCCTCGTCGATGGAGCGGCTGGCGACCGAGATCCGCCATCTGCAGCGCACCGAGGTGCTGGAAGCGGAAGAGTATTTTTCGCCGGGCCAGAAAGGCTCGTCGGCAATGCCGCACAAGCGCAACCCGGTGCTGACGGAAAACCTCACCGGCCTTGCCCGCATGGTGCGCTCCATGGCGTTGCCGGCGATGGAGGATGTCGCGCTCTGGCACGAGCGCGATATCTCGCATTCCTCGGTCGAGCGCATGATCGGTCCGGACGCCACGGTGACGCTCGATTTCGCACTGTCGCGGTTGACCGGCGTCATCGACAAGCTGGTCGTCTATCCCGAGAACATGCTGAAGAACATGAACAAGTTCAGGGGTCTCGTGCATTCGCAGCGCGTGATGCTGGCGCTGACGCAGGCCGGCCTATCGCGCGAGGACTCCTACCGGCTGGTGCAGCGCAACGCCATGAGGGTGTGGGAACAAGGTGCTGATTTTCTTGAAGAACTTCTGGCCGACAAGGAAGTGACCGCGGCATTGCCCGAGGCGGAGATTCGCGAGAAATTCGACCTGGGCTATCACACCAAGCATGTCGATACGATTTTCAGGCGGGTTTTTGGGGAGGCCTGACAAGCTTCGTGCCGGAGCGATCTGAACGATGGGTGTGATCGTCATTGGTGAAGGCATCGAGGACTTTGGCACCGCATCTTGGTTTGCGCGGTGGGTGATCCGCTATTGTATCGGCGAAGTCGGGGAAAGACCTTACCTCGTCAACTTCAAAAACCAATATGATTGGGGCTACAATTGCATCTATGTG
Protein-coding regions in this window:
- the purB gene encoding adenylosuccinate lyase, with amino-acid sequence MIPRYSRPEMVAIWSPETRFRIWFEIEAHACDALAELGVIPKAAAKTIWEKGSAAKFDVDKIDEIERVTKHDVIAFLTHLAEFVGPDARFIHQGMTSSDVLDTCFAVQLTRASDILLGDIDGLLAALKRRAFEHKDTVTIGRSHGIHAEPTTFGIKLAQAYAEFSRCRERLVHAREDIATCAISGAVGTFANIEPYVEEHVAAKLGLKPEPVSTQVIPRDRHAMFFATLGVIASSMERLATEIRHLQRTEVLEAEEYFSPGQKGSSAMPHKRNPVLTENLTGLARMVRSMALPAMEDVALWHERDISHSSVERMIGPDATVTLDFALSRLTGVIDKLVVYPENMLKNMNKFRGLVHSQRVMLALTQAGLSREDSYRLVQRNAMRVWEQGADFLEELLADKEVTAALPEAEIREKFDLGYHTKHVDTIFRRVFGEA